GGGTAGGATGCGTGCGAGTCGTAAAGATATTGATTATGGACACTAAAGATGAATGACTTACTACAGTTTTTATTGCAAATATCTGGCATGTTTGATTTTATATTTTTCACAATCGTTATGGTTGCTACCCCTTTTTTACCAGTTATTTTCTTTCTTGTTTTTTTAATACATTTGGCAAATAAATCGGATGGAGATGATTGATGGCTGATAACAAATTTACAAAGCCAACCAAAGAAATGCTTGGTCAAGAAATCGCGTCAACTGGCAACGATTGGAGCTTTTTCAACAAACTATCGGCATTACCAAACCCTGACCCGATTTTACGCCGCATTGGTAAATCAGCTGAGGTGTACAACAGCATCATGGCCGATGGCCATGTCACTGGCGATGTGCGCTCGATTCGTGGCTCGTTTCGCTCGCACAGTTACCGTGTGCTTGCTGGTGATGAGAGCGATTCACGAGCACAAGATGCGCGAGAGTTGTGTGAGTATTGGTTGGAGCACATCAAGCCAAATTCAGTGGCACAAGACTGGCTGGAGGTGATGTGGCAACAGTGCTCGGCTATTTTCACGGGATATAAAGTCCATGAGGTCGTTTGGAATTACCGTGAGGGCAAGCTACTGCCAGTGTTGGTCAAAGACCGTGCCAATAATCGTTTTCGATTCGACGTCAACGGTGATTTACTGCTTATAAAACCTGACAACCCACAGGGCGTAGCCGTCGAACCGTGGCAGTTTGTGGTGAGCCGTCACATGGCAACGTGTGACAATCCTTACGGCGAGGCTCTGCTGAGTCGTTGTTTTTGGCCGTGGACGTTCAAGACAGGTGGATTCAAATACTTCATGCAGTATTGTGAGAAGTTTGGTGTGCCAGTGCCGTTTGGGCAATACCCTCAAGGTGCATCACCAAAGGAAATCGACGCGTTTGAGGACTCTCTCGCGGGGTTCATTAACAACAGCTATATCCTCGCGCCCGACGGTTCAAAACTGGAGTTGCTCACGCCTACTGGCAGTGGCTCTACATTGCCGCAAGAATCACTCATCAATCTATGTAACCGCGAAATGAGCAAGGCACTGACCAGTCAGGCAATGACGGCTGAGCTGCAAAATGTGGGTGCACGTGCTGCGAGCGAAACGGCCGCCGAGCGTCAGTTGTCGGTCAACGACGCTGACCGTGACATTGCCGCAGGCTCAATGAGTGAGATTTTTAAGTGGATTACTCTGTTTAACTTTGGCGATTCAGTTGCACCGCCTGTGCTCGAATTTTACAAAGACAGCGCAGCGAGCAAAGAGCGCGCTGAGACTTATAAAATAGCGGCTGATATGGGTTTGCGTCCAAGTCGTCGCGCCATGCTTGAAGAGCTCAATATCCCTGATGCGGTGGATGATAATGATGCGATTTTACCCAGCGTTTCCACTTCCGCACCAAATATAACCGATAAAAACGCTGTTCAAACCCAGTTTAATCAAAGCTTAAACGACGATCTAACCTTTTCGCAGGCCGATAGCAAGACCATCGCTGCCGCCAAGGCTGAGCTTGACCTTGAAAATGCGGTGATTGATGCGGTCGATGCGCAGTTTGAAGCGGATGTGATCCAACCGTTTGCTGACATGCTTGATGAGTTTGCCGCAGCGGGCAAGACTTTGGCAGAGTTCCAAGAGAGTTTGGGGGCATTTTTGGGCGGTGTTGATACTGAAAACGTCCGTGTTTTAACTGAACAAGCATTGATTTTATCGGCGTTGAACGAGATGGTTGATCATACAGAGCAATTGGCCGCAGACGAGGTGCTCAATGCCAAATAATCACTCTGCTTCTGATCGTGGCGTGACGTTTGAGCCACTCAAAAATCAAGCTGCGATTGATTTTCTCAAGAAAAAATTGCCTGAAGTGACCAAGCACTGGGATGATTGGGTTGCGCCCAGCCACGCACATAGTTTTACCATCGCTGGCGCACCGAGCGTTGATTTTGTCAAGGATATGCAAGCGGCGTTGGTTGGCAATATTGAGCAAGGGTTGACGATTGCAGATTTTCGCAAGACATTCGATGCCATTGTGAAGAAGTACGGCTGGTCATATAAAGGCGAGCGCGGTTGGCGTACTCGGGTCATTTATCAGACCAATATGCGGTCGGCTCGCATGGCGGCAAAGTGGCGCACAATTCAAGATAACAAAGATATTGCGCCATTCCTTGAGTATCTCTCTGTTTTGGACGGTAGGACGACTAAAAATTGCAAAGCATGGGACAATTTAATATTGTCTGTTGATGATGAGTTTTGGAGCACACTCTATCCGCCAAACCACTGGGGATGCCGAGCCACAGTGCGGCAATTGAGTGCCGCATCGTTGAAACGAGAAGGTAAAGCCGTAGACTCGTCGCCAAATGTCAGCACACGGGACGTTCTCAATCCGAGTACTGGCGAGGTCTATCATAACGTCCCTCACGGCATCTCGCCAGGAT
The window above is part of the Ephemeroptericola cinctiostellae genome. Proteins encoded here:
- a CDS encoding DUF935 domain-containing protein; the protein is MADNKFTKPTKEMLGQEIASTGNDWSFFNKLSALPNPDPILRRIGKSAEVYNSIMADGHVTGDVRSIRGSFRSHSYRVLAGDESDSRAQDARELCEYWLEHIKPNSVAQDWLEVMWQQCSAIFTGYKVHEVVWNYREGKLLPVLVKDRANNRFRFDVNGDLLLIKPDNPQGVAVEPWQFVVSRHMATCDNPYGEALLSRCFWPWTFKTGGFKYFMQYCEKFGVPVPFGQYPQGASPKEIDAFEDSLAGFINNSYILAPDGSKLELLTPTGSGSTLPQESLINLCNREMSKALTSQAMTAELQNVGARAASETAAERQLSVNDADRDIAAGSMSEIFKWITLFNFGDSVAPPVLEFYKDSAASKERAETYKIAADMGLRPSRRAMLEELNIPDAVDDNDAILPSVSTSAPNITDKNAVQTQFNQSLNDDLTFSQADSKTIAAAKAELDLENAVIDAVDAQFEADVIQPFADMLDEFAAAGKTLAEFQESLGAFLGGVDTENVRVLTEQALILSALNEMVDHTEQLAADEVLNAK